TCTGCCTTTTTAATCGTTACCCCTTTTAAATTAAAGCTCTTAGCTTTATTGGGGTTTCGAACGGAAAGAACGAGTTCTTCTGGTTTTAGAAACTTTAAAGCCTCTTCTGAAATCTGCTTTCCTAAATGCCCTGTAGCAGCGGTTATGTTATAGATCATTTCAAATACTCCTTAATATTTAGTAGTATCGCTCATTGTAACAATTATAGTTATATTTCATTTTTACCCTTTACAGTTGTCAAACAGGTAGAATTGACAAAGTTATATTCAGAAAATAAAATAATAATACAGGTGGTGAGAATCATGGTTAACACAAAATTTTCCGTAGCAATTCATATCCTTTCTCTTATTACTTATTTCCCCAAAAATCAGCTTACATCAGAATTTATTGCGAGTAGCGTAAATACGAATCCGGTGGTAGTAAGACGAATAAGTAGTTTATTAAAAAAAGCAGGTCTCATTGAAGTACGGGCTGGTATAACTGGTTCCACTTTAACCAAGGAACCAGCAGAAATCTCTTTATTTGACGTCTATAAAGCTGTTCAGCAACAAGATTCTCTTTTTAATATACATGAAATGCCAAACCTCGA
The sequence above is drawn from the Bacillus sp. 2205SS5-2 genome and encodes:
- a CDS encoding Rrf2 family transcriptional regulator, whose product is MVNTKFSVAIHILSLITYFPKNQLTSEFIASSVNTNPVVVRRISSLLKKAGLIEVRAGITGSTLTKEPAEISLFDVYKAVQQQDSLFNIHEMPNLDCPVGGKIQSALDFTFVEVQKTMEDELKNRSLKDVINHFTPAK